The Streptomyces sp. NBC_01363 region TCGGGGTGGACGGGCTGCTGCCGTTCACCATCTCCGACATGGACTTCGAGACCGCCCCGCAGGTGCTGAGCGCACTGCGCTCCCGTCTCGACCACGGAGTGTTCGGCTACACGGACTGGCGGCAGGACGACTTCCGCTCGGCGGTAGCCCACTGGTACGCGACCCGGCACGGCACGGAGGTGGACACCGGGCAGCTGGTGTACGGGCCCTCCGTGCTCAGCCAGCTCTCGCAACTGCTGCAGATGTGGACGTCGCAGGGCGAGGGCGTGGTCGTCCACACCCCCACCTACGACGGTTTCCGCAAGGCGATCACCGGGCTCGGGCGTGAGTTGCGGGGCGTGCCGGTGGGGGACCGGGCCGCGCTGGAACGCGAGCTCGCCCGCCCCGACAGCAAGGTCCTGGTCCTGTGCTCGCCGCACAATCCGACGGGCCGGGTGTGGACGGAGGCGGAGCTGGGCGAGATGGCGTCGCTCGCCGCGCGGTACGGGGTCGCGGTGATCAGCGACGAGATACACGCGGACTTCGTGCACGAGGGGCATGCGCATGTGCCGTGGACCCGGGTCGCGGGCGACGGGCGCTGGGCGCTGGTCACCTCCGCGTCGAAGGCGTTCAACTTCCCGGCGCTGACCGGTTCGTACGGGCTGATCGGCGATCCGGCCGACCGGGCGGAGTTCCTGCGCCGGATGGAGACGGCCGAGGGGCTCGCCTCCCCGGCGGTGCTGTCGCTGACCGCGCACATCGCCGCGTACCGGGAGTCGGAGGCGTGGCTGGACGCGCTCCGGGGGTATGTCGCCGGGAATCTGGCGCTGGTCGCGCAGCGGTTGAACGAGGCGTTCCCGGAGCTGGGGTGGCAGCCGCCGCAGGCCGGGTATCTGGCCTGGATCGATCTGCGGCCCGCGGGCGTCGACGGCGACGAGGCGTTGCAGCGGGTGCTGGTCGAGCAGGAGAAGGTCGCGGTGATGCCGGGCGGTGTGTACGGGGCGGAGGGCTTCGTGCGGCTGAACGTGGGGTGCCCGCGCTCCAAGGCGGAGGCCGGGGTGGATGCGCTGATCCGGGGCGTACGTGCCGTGACGGCGCGGGCGTCGTAGGGTCTGCCGCCATGGATGTGTTCGAAGCCGCGCGCGACGGCGACCTCGCCGCGGTGCGGGCCGCCCTGGACGCCGGATTCGATGTCGCCGCGGTCGATGAGCAGGGGTGGAGCCTGCTGCACCGGGCCGCGACGGGAGCGGAGGCGGACCCGGCCCGTGCGGCTGCCGTCCTCGCTGCGCTGCTGGACGCCGGGGCGCCCGTGGAGCATCCGGGCGGTGACGGGCGCACCGCCCTCTACCTCGCCGCCGAGTTCTCGCAGTCGCCCGAAGCCGTCGAGCTGCTGATCGCCCGCGGGGCGGACCCCGACATCACCGACGGCCATGGCAACCACGTCACGGTCAACGCCTGGGCCCCGGAGGTCGCCGCGCTCCTGGCGGCCGCCGCCGGAGTCGGGCCGCCGGCACCGGACGAGCCGGGTTCCGCGCCGGAGCGGAAGCTGTCGCGGGCGGAATGGCGCGCGGCGAAGAAGCGGATCGGTGAGGTGCTGGCCGGGCTGGACGCGGCGGGGTTCGTCGCCCTCGCCGACGCCGGAACCACCCAGTCCGACGGCTTCGACGACTGCTCCGAGGCCGCCGGGGAACGGGGCCGCGGCCCGGACGGCCTCGTCGGGTTCTGCTACTACACGCGCCAGGACGCCGCACGCGCCCGGAAGACGGGACATCTCCTCCTGGCGTTCTGGGGCGCACCGGACGGCAGCACCCGGAAGATGGAACACGCCGGTGAACTCGTCGTCCGGGCGTTCCGCGGAGCCGGCTTCCCCGTGGACTGGAACGGTGCGGGCGACAGCCGCCCCTCCGTCGACCTGACGGGCTGACCCCGCCGGCCGGGCGCCCCCGCCCGATGGCCCTTCCGGCACGGAGCGGGGATGCTGCTCGTATGCCTGACGCAGCCGAGACGGGAGCCATCCGCGTCGCCTCCGCCACCGGACGCTGGGTCGTCCTCACCACCGTCCTCGGCTCCAGCATGGCCATGCTGGACTCCACCGTCATCAACGTCGCCCTGCCCCGTATCGGCAAGGACCTCGGCACCGACCTGGCCGCCCTCCAGTGGACCGTCACCGCCTACATGCTGACCCTCGCCGGGCTGATCCTCCTCGGCGGCGCCCTGGGCGACCGGTACGGGCGGCGGAGGGTCTTCGTCGTCGGCGTCATCTGGTTCGCCGCCGCGTCCGTGCTGTGCGGCCTGGCGCCGAACGCCGCCGTCCTGATCGCCGCCCGCGCCCTCCAGGGCATCGGCGGGGCGCTCCTCACGCCCGGTTCGCTGGCCCTGATCCAGGCGAGCTTCCACCCCGACGACCGGGCCCGCGCGGTCGGGCTGTGGTCGGGGCTCGGCGGGGTCGGGGCCGCGATCGGGCCGTTCGTCGGCGGATGGCTCGTCGACGGGCCGGGCTGGCGGTGGGTGTTCCTGCTCAACGTGCCGCTCGCCGTGGTCTGCGTGCCGGTGGCGCTGCGCCACGTACCGGAGTCGCGCGACCCGCACGCACACGGGCGCTTCGACGTGCTGGGCGCCGTGCTCGGGGCCCTCGCCCTCGCCCTGGTGACCTACGCGCTGATCGAGGCGCCGGGGCAGGGGGCGTCCGGCGTGGTGATCGGGGCGGCCGTCGGCGGGGTCCTGCTCGGGGCGGTCTTCGTGCAGGTGGAGCGCACCCGGGCGGAACCGATGCTGCCGCCCTCCGTCTTCGCGTCCCGGCAGTTCACCGTCGTCAACATCATCACCCTCTGCGTGTACGCGGCGCTCGGCGGCTACTTCTTCCTCGCCGCGATCCAGCTCCAGGTGGTGGCCGGGTACTCGGCACTCGGCGCGGGCACGGCGCTACTGCCGACGACGGTCCTGATGCTGCTCTTCTCGGCCGCCTCGGGCGAACTGGGGCAGCGCATCGGGCCCCGTATCCCGCTCACCGTCGGCCCGCTGGTCGCCGCTGCGGGAATGCTGCTGATGCTGCGGGTCGGGCCCGGATCGAACTCCGTCTCCGGCTACCTCACCGATGTGCTTCCCGCGGTCGCCGTCCTCGGCGTCGGACTCGTCACCCTGGTCGCCCCGCTCACCGCGACCGTCCTGGCCTCCGTGGACACCGCACGGGCCGGCCTGGCCAGCGGGATCAACAACGCGGCCGCCCGCGCCGCGGGGCTGATCGCGGTGGCTGCGCTGCCGCTGCTCGCCGGAATGGGCCCGGAGGCCTACCGGAACCCCGACCAGTTCGCGGTGACCTTCCGCCGGGCCATGCCGATGTGCGCCGGGCTGCTCGTGCTGGGGGCGGTGATCGCCTGGGCGACGGTACGCAGACCCCCGGTCGCGGCCGACGAGGAGGAGCAGGCGCGGCCCGAGTGCACGGTGCACTGCGGCATCGCCGCCCCGCCTCTGGAGCCCGTGCACGAGAAGGAGGAGAACCCGGGCCCGAGCTGACCGTCCGAGCCAAGCGTCCGAGCCGGGCGTCCGACCCGGGCGCCCGGGTACCCCCGGCACGCATGTGCCAGGCACACTTGAACCCATGTCGATCCACGAGAACCTGCTCGGGGGCCCTCCCCCGACCCACCTGCCCGACGACCCGGAGCCGCGCGAGCTGCTCGCGAACGGCACGGCCCCCGCCGATGTCGCCGCGAAGTACCCGACCTCCTCCCTGGCCTGGGCACAGCTCGCCGACGAGGCGTTCGACGGCGGCCGCGTCATCGAGTCGTACGCCTACGCCCGCACCGGCTACCACCGCGGCCTCGACGCACTGCGCAGGGCCGGCTGGAAGGGCCACGGCCCCGTACCGTTCGAGCACGAGCCGAACCGCGGCTTCCTGCGCGCCCTGCACGCCCTGGCGCGGGCCGCCCGGTCGATCGGTGAGCAGGAGGAGTACGAGCGCTGCTCGACGTTCCTGCGCGAGTCCTCGCCGACCGCCGCCGAGACCCTCGGCTAAGGGCTGTCCCGTAATCCCTGGCGGGCGTGCGACGACAGCTACGGCACCTC contains the following coding sequences:
- a CDS encoding MalY/PatB family protein: MSSTARYDFDTVVDRRGTWCVQWDGVADRFGVDGLLPFTISDMDFETAPQVLSALRSRLDHGVFGYTDWRQDDFRSAVAHWYATRHGTEVDTGQLVYGPSVLSQLSQLLQMWTSQGEGVVVHTPTYDGFRKAITGLGRELRGVPVGDRAALERELARPDSKVLVLCSPHNPTGRVWTEAELGEMASLAARYGVAVISDEIHADFVHEGHAHVPWTRVAGDGRWALVTSASKAFNFPALTGSYGLIGDPADRAEFLRRMETAEGLASPAVLSLTAHIAAYRESEAWLDALRGYVAGNLALVAQRLNEAFPELGWQPPQAGYLAWIDLRPAGVDGDEALQRVLVEQEKVAVMPGGVYGAEGFVRLNVGCPRSKAEAGVDALIRGVRAVTARAS
- a CDS encoding ankyrin repeat domain-containing protein produces the protein MDVFEAARDGDLAAVRAALDAGFDVAAVDEQGWSLLHRAATGAEADPARAAAVLAALLDAGAPVEHPGGDGRTALYLAAEFSQSPEAVELLIARGADPDITDGHGNHVTVNAWAPEVAALLAAAAGVGPPAPDEPGSAPERKLSRAEWRAAKKRIGEVLAGLDAAGFVALADAGTTQSDGFDDCSEAAGERGRGPDGLVGFCYYTRQDAARARKTGHLLLAFWGAPDGSTRKMEHAGELVVRAFRGAGFPVDWNGAGDSRPSVDLTG
- a CDS encoding MFS transporter, producing MPDAAETGAIRVASATGRWVVLTTVLGSSMAMLDSTVINVALPRIGKDLGTDLAALQWTVTAYMLTLAGLILLGGALGDRYGRRRVFVVGVIWFAAASVLCGLAPNAAVLIAARALQGIGGALLTPGSLALIQASFHPDDRARAVGLWSGLGGVGAAIGPFVGGWLVDGPGWRWVFLLNVPLAVVCVPVALRHVPESRDPHAHGRFDVLGAVLGALALALVTYALIEAPGQGASGVVIGAAVGGVLLGAVFVQVERTRAEPMLPPSVFASRQFTVVNIITLCVYAALGGYFFLAAIQLQVVAGYSALGAGTALLPTTVLMLLFSAASGELGQRIGPRIPLTVGPLVAAAGMLLMLRVGPGSNSVSGYLTDVLPAVAVLGVGLVTLVAPLTATVLASVDTARAGLASGINNAAARAAGLIAVAALPLLAGMGPEAYRNPDQFAVTFRRAMPMCAGLLVLGAVIAWATVRRPPVAADEEEQARPECTVHCGIAAPPLEPVHEKEENPGPS
- a CDS encoding DUF3151 domain-containing protein; translated protein: MSIHENLLGGPPPTHLPDDPEPRELLANGTAPADVAAKYPTSSLAWAQLADEAFDGGRVIESYAYARTGYHRGLDALRRAGWKGHGPVPFEHEPNRGFLRALHALARAARSIGEQEEYERCSTFLRESSPTAAETLG